The DNA window CTGTATCAAATATCGCAAATAAAAAGCGCAGCTATTGGGGCCACCCTAAATGAAGCCGGAGAAGCTACCAAGGAGACGAAATACAAGGAATGAACGATTGCGTGCCCGTCCTGGCACGGAGCATGGTTCAAGCCTGTAATCAAAGACATGGACCGCTACTTTACCTTTTGCGATCATCCGGCCCAGTTATAGTTAGAATCAGCACACTTGATCGAACGCGTGTTCTTCATGCTTATGTCCGTGTCCATCCACAGACGAGCTCTGAAGCAGCAACGACAAAGGCACTATTCAATAGAGCGGTTATTATTATACATAGTAGGTCTGAATAGCATCGTCACGCGCATTCGGCTGAGGCGTTTCGCTTTCATTCGAGATAATCTGGGTCTCATCCTTCAATTGCTTTTTCATCTTCGCAAGCGTCGTGGCGTTGGCTTAGCTCGTGCTTGGTCTTTGAGGCTTGTCCTTTTTTCTGTGACAACCGTTCGTACCTTGCATTGGCGTCGAATTTGGGTGGATGAGAAGACCCGTCTGCTTGCCTTTGCCACACTCGTGTGAATATTAGGCCCTTTTCAGCGTGTTTAAGATGAGCACAGAGAAATCTGGTCCAATCCAAGTAGGACTGACTGATCTTTATCGATAAACGTTGTGTTGCAGTTGAGCCTGTCCTTTGTTGTTTTCTGCTCCCATCCAGTCAAAGACTTGACCTATGGCTTGGCAGGGGAAGCGGGTATGACAGTAACGGCCCCGACCAATGAAGCGCGCGCCTACAGGGGACATGTGAGGTCGAGTGCAGCGAATCCTAGCGAGTATCCTGACTCTTTTGGAAAAGCCAAGTTGAATAACGGGTCAGAGGACAAGGACCCAAGGGGATGAGAAGAGGGGAGCAGGAGCAACTGAGCTAGGGGAGGAAGAATCTAGAGCCAACACTGCCTTCCATCTCAAGCTCCTGCTCCTGTCTAGAGTGACATTGAACAGCTCTGGGTAACCGGGACCCTAGCGACATGTCTTATTGGCTGTTTCTCTATAGCCGGCTGCGGTGAGGCCCCGCACCCTCCTACCTTCACAAGGAAAGTGCACCCAAGCTCACCAAAGAAGGTGCCccagcatcaccaccatcGGTTGGATTAGCGGCCAATTGCAGTGACTGTGCCCCTGGGAGAACCAAGGAAACAGTGGTCCTAGTGCCTGTCCAGCGTCTTTTGAGCGCCTAGTGCCCCTGTACCCTGGCACGGTCATTTCGCTCCCCTGTCGAGATGGCATGGAATGATCAACTCTCCCCCAGCTAAAACCGTTCATCCCTCTCCcgctttgtttctttttcttttcaacCCCAATCCTCGCGGGCCAGTTTTTGTGAATATCGTCTACGGCATCGTTTTGTAACAGTACATCTTGTTCTCAGCATTTTCTTGGATCTTCAGCTTCACTCTTTCAGCTGATATCCGTCCGGTCTTTCCAACCCCCCTATCCCTTCGTTCTACCCACTATCTAGGCCCTACACCAGCCACCTTGGTTTACGATATCCGCCAGGTATTCACCAAACGAACTATTGGCGATATCCTCTCCCTGGCGTACGTTTTTCTGACCCATCTGACCCTCCACCTGCCACCTTGATTTCTCGAGTCCTGTCTGTTTGGTCTGTTCTTGTCTGCAGCACGTCATGGTATATGGCATGCATTGAATTGGTGGGATCGCCGTGGCTCCGAATTGGCCAAATGTCAACCATCAATTCTCGATGGGCTCTCCGGCCATTGTACGGAATGGCGGTTGGCTACAATATTGGAGGCTGCGTTGCAGATGGACTTGACGACCGCCACAGCAGGACTGAATCGCTCTCGCCGGTGAAGGTGGCTCTTTTGTCATGAAATGGTTCGCTAACATTGTGATGTATAGACGTAATCGGCCTGACATTCTTTCTCTATACACGGAGCATTCATCGTTATCACCAACTCAGAAAACTCGCTGCCGTACCCACATAAACATTAAAACTTAAACTCTATTCACGATGCCTTCAATTCTCAATCTTGTTACCCGATCCGATATGCCTGCGGATTCCAATGGCTCAGACGACAGCATGATCAACCTGATGCTTGGCCTTCTCGGCCTTGTCTTCCTCGGTCTTATTCTGGTCGCCATTCTGTTCCTTTTCCGCCGCGCTCGTCTTCAGAAGCAGGCTGCTGCCATCAAGTCCGAAGAGGACGGCCTGCCTTCTTACTACGATAGCGACAGCAAGCGCTTTCCCAACCACCGTGGCCTTACCATCGAGACAACGCACAACGGTCGCTCCAGCGTTTTCGTTATCAACCAAGACGGTCGCCCTATGCTTGCCAACCCCAACTCTCCCCCCTACTCTCCCGACAACGTCCCAGAGATTCACATCACCTTCCCTGATGAGCAGGACGATCAAGGCCGACAGCAGAACGGCCGCGTGCTTGTCGTCCGTGTTGGTGACAACTCCGCTGTTGGTCTCGAGCCCATGAACGACGAGCAGCTCCCTGCCTACGAGAAGGAGGCCAAGGGTCAGTTTTACTCCATTGACATGGATCAAATTGGCGGTctcaa is part of the Fusarium poae strain DAOMC 252244 chromosome 4, whole genome shotgun sequence genome and encodes:
- a CDS encoding hypothetical protein (TransMembrane:1 (o27-48i)~BUSCO:49751at5125) — encoded protein: MPSILNLVTRSDMPADSNGSDDSMINLMLGLLGLVFLGLILVAILFLFRRARLQKQAAAIKSEEDGLPSYYDSDSKRFPNHRGLTIETTHNGRSSVFVINQDGRPMLANPNSPPYSPDNVPEIHITFPDEQDDQGRQQNGRVLVVRVGDNSAVGLEPMNDEQLPAYEKEAKGQFYSIDMDQIGGLKEKDRTQFQ